The proteins below come from a single Salvelinus alpinus chromosome 18, SLU_Salpinus.1, whole genome shotgun sequence genomic window:
- the LOC139543868 gene encoding calcium-binding protein 1-like isoform X1 — translation MSSSLPKSESTTSLLRASAVPVSRRSEHSEHHGSRSHCSHIHQPDGGTDVPDEPCWTDEREASARRPLCQPRHAGGRTDRNGCDKRGHSHQQSSHYNDGYSQEEIRERMDRSGKDRSKSSRHPHHHHHHHNTSRCDLPPAHHHGNARPGRRYSPTPSYTKQSDDTAYFFESKDRINTGSSTSLNSVPPATATPVTGPVTSRTSKRLSTAPSEHDSNLHPIVKSVFGQDRELRPEEMDELREAFKEFDKDHDGFIGCKDLGNCMRTMGYMPTEMELIELSQQINMNLGGHVDFEDFVELMGPKLLAETADMIGVKELRDAFKEFDTNGDGKISTSELREAMKKLLGQQVGHRDLEDILRDIDLNGDGHVDFEEFVRMMSR, via the exons ATGAGCTCCTCTCTTCCCAAAAGCGAATCTACCACCTCTCTGCTGAGAGCTTCGGCCGTGCCGGTGAGTCGGAGGTCCGAACATTCTGAGCATCATGGGTCGCGCAGCCACTGTAGTCACATCCACCAACCCGACGGAGGTACAGATGTACCTGACGAGCCGTGTTGGACCGATGAGCGCGAGGCAAGCGCGCGCAGACCCCTTTGTCAACCGAGGCATGCTGGTGGCAGGACAGACAGGAATGGATGTGATAAACGGGGACATTCCCACCAACAAAGCAGCCACTACAATGACGGCTACAGCCAGGAAGAAATTAGAGAGCGGATGGATCGGAGCGGGAAAGACCGCAGTAAGTCGTCTAGacacccacaccaccaccaccaccaccacaacacctcAAGATGTGACCTGCCGCCAGCGCATCACCACGGCAACGCACGTCCGGGGCGGAGGTATTCGCCAACTCCATCCTATACTAAACAATCCGACGATACTGCGTACTTTTTTGAATCAAAGGACAGAATAAATACTGGGTCGTCCACGAGTTTAAACTCGGTCCCACCCGCAACGGCTACGCCAGTTACCGGCCCCGTTACCAGCCGCACCTCCAAAAGACTCAGCACAGCTCCATCTGAACATGACTCCAATCTGCACCCGATAGTGAAATCAGTCTTCGGGCAG GATAGAGAGCTGAGGCCGGAGGAAATGGATG AGTTGCGTGAGGCTTTTAAAGAGTTTGACAAAGACCATGATGGCTTCATCGGCTGTAAAGACCTGGGCAACTGCATGAGGACCATGGGCTACATGCCTACAGAGATGGAGCTGATTGAACTGAGCCAGCAGATCAATATGAACT TGGGAGGACATGTTGACTTTGAGGACTTTGTGGAGCTGATGGGGCCAAAACTTCTGGCTGAAACAGCAGATATGATTGGGGTCAAGGAGCTGAGGGACGCTTTTAAAGAG TTTGACACCAATGGTGATGGCAAGATCAGCACATCAGAACTCAGAGAAGCAATGAAAAAACTTCTTGGTCAACAG GTTGGTCACAGGGACCTAGAAGACATCCTGCGGGACATTGACCTGAATGGAGATGGTCACGTAGACTTTGAAG AGTTTGTACGTATGATGTCTCGCTGA
- the LOC139543868 gene encoding uncharacterized protein isoform X3 has translation MSSSLPKSESTTSLLRASAVPVSRRSEHSEHHGSRSHCSHIHQPDGGTDVPDEPCWTDEREASARRPLCQPRHAGGRTDRNGCDKRGHSHQQSSHYNDGYSQEEIRERMDRSGKDRSKSSRHPHHHHHHHNTSRCDLPPAHHHGNARPGRRYSPTPSYTKQSDDTAYFFESKDRINTGSSTSLNSVPPATATPVTGPVTSRTSKRLSTAPSEHDSNLHPIVKSVFGQDQKKNYRAVQSCEEGTGGGYLEPLVAMAQNGGNMHNVLGPACIFLRKGFAESRQDRELRPEEMDELREAFKEFDKDHDGFIGCKDLGNCMRTMGYMPTEMELIELSQQINMNLGGHVDFEDFVELMGPKLLAETADMIGVKELRDAFKEFDTNGDGKISTSELREAMKKLLGQQVGHRDLEDILRDIDLNGDGHVDFEEFVRMMSR, from the exons ATGAGCTCCTCTCTTCCCAAAAGCGAATCTACCACCTCTCTGCTGAGAGCTTCGGCCGTGCCGGTGAGTCGGAGGTCCGAACATTCTGAGCATCATGGGTCGCGCAGCCACTGTAGTCACATCCACCAACCCGACGGAGGTACAGATGTACCTGACGAGCCGTGTTGGACCGATGAGCGCGAGGCAAGCGCGCGCAGACCCCTTTGTCAACCGAGGCATGCTGGTGGCAGGACAGACAGGAATGGATGTGATAAACGGGGACATTCCCACCAACAAAGCAGCCACTACAATGACGGCTACAGCCAGGAAGAAATTAGAGAGCGGATGGATCGGAGCGGGAAAGACCGCAGTAAGTCGTCTAGacacccacaccaccaccaccaccaccacaacacctcAAGATGTGACCTGCCGCCAGCGCATCACCACGGCAACGCACGTCCGGGGCGGAGGTATTCGCCAACTCCATCCTATACTAAACAATCCGACGATACTGCGTACTTTTTTGAATCAAAGGACAGAATAAATACTGGGTCGTCCACGAGTTTAAACTCGGTCCCACCCGCAACGGCTACGCCAGTTACCGGCCCCGTTACCAGCCGCACCTCCAAAAGACTCAGCACAGCTCCATCTGAACATGACTCCAATCTGCACCCGATAGTGAAATCAGTCTTCGGGCAG GACCAGAAGAAGAACTACAGAGCAGTGCAGTCCTGTGAGGAGGGGACTGGGGGGGGCTATCTTGAGCCACTAGTGGCTATGGCTCAGAACGGAGGCAACATGCACAACGTACTGGGGCCTGCCTGCATCTTTCTACGCAAGGGCTTCGCTGAGAGCCGGCAG GATAGAGAGCTGAGGCCGGAGGAAATGGATG AGTTGCGTGAGGCTTTTAAAGAGTTTGACAAAGACCATGATGGCTTCATCGGCTGTAAAGACCTGGGCAACTGCATGAGGACCATGGGCTACATGCCTACAGAGATGGAGCTGATTGAACTGAGCCAGCAGATCAATATGAACT TGGGAGGACATGTTGACTTTGAGGACTTTGTGGAGCTGATGGGGCCAAAACTTCTGGCTGAAACAGCAGATATGATTGGGGTCAAGGAGCTGAGGGACGCTTTTAAAGAG TTTGACACCAATGGTGATGGCAAGATCAGCACATCAGAACTCAGAGAAGCAATGAAAAAACTTCTTGGTCAACAG GTTGGTCACAGGGACCTAGAAGACATCCTGCGGGACATTGACCTGAATGGAGATGGTCACGTAGACTTTGAAG AGTTTGTACGTATGATGTCTCGCTGA
- the LOC139543868 gene encoding calcium-binding protein 2-like isoform X2 — translation MHMQTHTQTHAQTPHRHTNTDTFRDAPHTERDFTMGNSVKSHFSKKDRELRPEEMDELREAFKEFDKDHDGFIGCKDLGNCMRTMGYMPTEMELIELSQQINMNLGGHVDFEDFVELMGPKLLAETADMIGVKELRDAFKEFDTNGDGKISTSELREAMKKLLGQQVGHRDLEDILRDIDLNGDGHVDFEEFVRMMSR, via the exons ATGCACATGCAAACGCACACGCAAACACATGCCCAAACACCACACAGACATACTAACACAGACACGTTTAGAGACGCACCACACACCGAGAGGGACTtcaccatggggaactctgtcAAATCTCACTTCTCCAAGAAG GATAGAGAGCTGAGGCCGGAGGAAATGGATG AGTTGCGTGAGGCTTTTAAAGAGTTTGACAAAGACCATGATGGCTTCATCGGCTGTAAAGACCTGGGCAACTGCATGAGGACCATGGGCTACATGCCTACAGAGATGGAGCTGATTGAACTGAGCCAGCAGATCAATATGAACT TGGGAGGACATGTTGACTTTGAGGACTTTGTGGAGCTGATGGGGCCAAAACTTCTGGCTGAAACAGCAGATATGATTGGGGTCAAGGAGCTGAGGGACGCTTTTAAAGAG TTTGACACCAATGGTGATGGCAAGATCAGCACATCAGAACTCAGAGAAGCAATGAAAAAACTTCTTGGTCAACAG GTTGGTCACAGGGACCTAGAAGACATCCTGCGGGACATTGACCTGAATGGAGATGGTCACGTAGACTTTGAAG AGTTTGTACGTATGATGTCTCGCTGA